The sequence GGTGTGCTAACCCATGGTCACTTTGCCGATTTGTTGTCTCAGGTCAGCGAGGGTGATCTTATGGTATTTAACGATACGCGTGTTATTCCCGCTCGTTTATTTGGTAGGAAGGCTTCGGGTGGAAAATTGGAGATACTTGTGGAGCGCGTGATTGATCGCGATCGTGTGTTGGCACATGTTCGTTCGAGCAAGTCGCCCAAAGCGGGTTCTGAGATTGTACTAGAAGATAATACGACGCTGACTGTGGCGGGGCGTCAGGGCGCGTTGTTTGAACTTGTTTTCCCTGTAAGCCAGCCGGTTTTGGAGGTGTTGGAGCGCTTAGGGCATATGCCTTTACCGCCGTATATTGACCGCCCTGATGACGATGCCGATAAAGAGCGGTATCAAACGGTATACGGTAAGCACAAAGGGGCCGTAGCGGCACCTACCGCAGGCCTGCATTTTGATGACGAATTGATGGAGCAGTTGAAGGCCAAGGGTGTGCGTATTGCGTTTGTTACGCTGCACGTGGGCGCGGGCACTTTCCAGCCGGTACGTGTAGATGACATCTATCAGCACGAAATGCATTCCGAAGTAATGGATCTTTCGGCTGAGGTGTGCGAAATGGTGGCGCA is a genomic window of Teredinibacter purpureus containing:
- the queA gene encoding tRNA preQ1(34) S-adenosylmethionine ribosyltransferase-isomerase QueA, coding for MRRQDFYYSLPDTLIAREPTTQRRGSRLLTLEGDSGVLTHGHFADLLSQVSEGDLMVFNDTRVIPARLFGRKASGGKLEILVERVIDRDRVLAHVRSSKSPKAGSEIVLEDNTTLTVAGRQGALFELVFPVSQPVLEVLERLGHMPLPPYIDRPDDDADKERYQTVYGKHKGAVAAPTAGLHFDDELMEQLKAKGVRIAFVTLHVGAGTFQPVRVDDIYQHEMHSEVMDLSAEVCEMVAQTQKAGKRVIAVGTTSVRCLETAAANGEIAPYQGDTAIFIYPSYRFQVVDALVTNFHLPESTLLMLVSAFAGYRNTMNAYQQAVAEQYRFFSYGDAMFITHNPAAVDETVGTALE